The segment TTTCAACTGAGCATCTCCAACATCGCAGCAGAAAACCCGTACTCGTCTTTTACCACTCTACCAGCCGGTACAGTCTCGTTGAAATGACTTCACCAATGGAGGGGTAACTCAGCAAAATCGATATCTCTCACCCATACACAGATTCagatcaattttcatttttacgatTCTCCCTAGGTTGAGTGTATTTCCGGACATATTCAGCTCCCGGTTCTGTTCCTTCCCGGTCACACACCACACACAGTAATCCTCCATCCAACAAACAGTAGGTTTCAGTTACTTTTTTTGCTGTTATTCCACATTACTGCTCAGTAAAATCGGTTACTCCCAACAAATCGATTCgtcgtttggtttggtttggttcgCGCGAGCCGAGCAAAGGCCAGGCCAGATAATCGACAGAGAACCGCGGCGGAGCGTAGTCTCCTCCGTAGTCCCCGCGTGTGTGGTGGGAACACACAATGTAGCCAGAGCCAACCAGTTTAGAGGTTCAACGAGTCGAAAAAAAGTGATTCTGCACTGGAAGGAAACGAAAAACTGGAATTCGATGACCAACTGGTGCAAAAGAGCTACGAAGAAGTGAAGATACAACATATGTATGTCCGCTCGAGCAACGACGGGGTTGGAAGGTTGGTTGCAAATTACAGCTGCTCCATCAGCTCCGAGTCGTATACTTACACCGCCGAGCTCCCTAATGGTGTGTTCGATCTTATTAGCAAGTTTGTGGTTCTTGACGTCCAGGTAGAAGCGGTGGTGTACCAAGGGTCGTGAGCCTTTCACGACTTTTGTTTTGCCTGCGGAAAATAGTAAGAACAAAAAAGCTTTATTTAGAAAGAGAGCGACTGTTTGCCACGTTGGTTTTTGCGTGGTtagtaaattttatattttcgaTCCAAGTCGGCTGCGATGGTTTCGAAGCAGCTAGCAATAAGTAGTGCTGCTATTGCACAGAAGAAACACACACGCGCGCACGCTCGTAGCTCAGAAAATGTGGAAAACCAAATCACCTCATCAGCTAATATTCTTGTTTATTGACTGGTTGTTGCTCCTTCCTTCTACTGTGACGTAGAGTACTAGTTAACCACGAAAACAATCGCATCTACATCACATTTGTGAGTGTGATATTTCTTTACATGATGATGATGTACTCAATGAGATGATAACAAGCTGGTTGAGCGAGTGTGAGTGTTTGCGACCTACATGGCTAATAACAATAAAAGCGAGTACGAGAAGGcttgattattatttttaatgtgCTTTGCACAAGGTTTCCATAACAAATGGAATGTACACAAAGAAACTGGAAAAACTTTTGATTAAGGTCTAAATTATAACTCTTTTTTTATCATTTAGCgaaaatggcatccaaaatCAACACCCTTCACAGCTATGACACGCTGTATTCGGCCGATTCCATCGAATGGTGCCCGCACGCACCAAGTCAGCACCTGTTCGTCTGTGGCACCTATCAACTGGATAAGGAAGAAGAATCTAGTAAAGCGGGCCGGAAAGGGCGACTGTTGCTCTTTAGCTATCGACCCGACAGTAATTCCTTTGCGCTGGAGCAATCGATCGAAACAGCAGCCATTCTGGATCAAAAATGGCACCCTTCCCGGCCGGTGCTTACCGTCGTGAACGCCAGTGGACAAGCTGTCACGTACAATTTGCTACCTACCGAAGAGCAGCTGATACCGATGGATACACTAACAATCGAAAAGGAAAGTGAGGAAGAACAGCTGGCGCTTTCCATTGATTGGAACTTACAAGGGGACAAGGCACTGATCAGTGACTCGAAGGGGGGAGTAACTGTGCTCGAATTTGATGAACGAGGACTTCACCAAAGGGATCGATTCAAAGCTCACTCGTTCGAAGCTTGGACCTGTGCCTTTGACCGAACCGACGAGAACATACTTTATACAGGTTTGTACCTTCAACCGTTAAGTAACATCAGCTTAAATAACCAGATCGTTTCAGGTGGTGATGACACTTTACTTAACATCTATGACATTCGCTGCTTGGAAGCTCCCGTCATGAAAAACAAGTGTCACGATGCTGGAGTTACTTCACTACTTTCCCTGCGGCACAGGGAAAACTTGCTCGCCACGGGAAGCTACGACGATCAGTTGAGAATCTTCGACCGACGAGCCATGAAGGCGCCCCTCAGTCGAACCAATCTAGGCGGTGGAGTTTGGAGATTGAAGCCCAACCCACATCGGCCGGACTGGATACTGTGTGCCTGTATGTATCACAATTTCAGTATCGTGAGTCTAAAGGAAGATCAGAGCGTAGTCATCGAGTCCGAGTATTTCGAACACAGCAGTATTTGCTACGGTTGTGACTGGAGCTACGCTTCGGATGGATCGAAAACCGACAGCTACTACTTTGCAACTTGCTCGTTCTATGACCACAAGCTGTGCCTAGCTGAAATCAAAAGCGATAATAAGGAATCGTAGTAGTGAGCCTTCTATGAGAAACGATTAAGAAACTATTAATATTACAAACTTTCCTTTTCCTTaccattacattttgcatttaattttgttctatttaaataaatttctGCCTagattaaattttcaattttgtaacaaatccCACAAAGAACATAGATATGTAGAACATATCTACAAAGGCCAATAAAAGTGTCAATAAAAACAGTTCAAATTTGCAATGATCTAAATTTACTTTTCTCCATTTCTGTTGAGTTATCCAGCTGCTCGCTtgatagcgtataaaactctatgCCGAGCCCTTATGTGTTGTCATCACCCAGCACAAACAACCGCAAATAAACCAATAGCCGACCAAATCTCGGATCATCAATGGTTATCAACTTGTCTGGGTTCCCTTGTTCCATGGGATTGGGTTGGGATCCATGTCATCTTCCAACTTCCTGACATTTATGCACTGTTCCAAGGTAGGTCGACAAATTCAATTGAGCGCAGAACGACGTGGGTATTCGCGGTAGTCAACAAAGGCTTTAACCCATAGAGACGCATCCACCACCTCCCAACTCTCGACTTATAAACTTATAAAAACAGCTAGtgcgcagtatttataacgggaATCCGTCGCCAAACCTTGAATTTCCTTGCTTTTACATTCTAGAACATCTCGAACAACATTAACATAACCTTTCTTGACCTAAATGGGAACATCATTGAAAGGAATTATGCAGCCCCtaatatttgtattttaattAGTTAAATTGATTGTAAGATTTTTCTACGATAGTCAATCGcatctgatgattttgctcATTATCCCTTAGTAACAGTGGATTGTTAGTCGCTCCCATGATATAACAAATTTTTAGGAGATTTTTATGAGAATTATGGATATTCAGGTGTGCGATTGATTTTGAACTATTAGCTATCACTCCGAATCCAACTTGAATTCACAAAAGTATTCTAATATACCCGCGAACTCTTTCATGTCAGGTGTTCGGTCCCGAATTTGAAGTCTTCCGTTGTGACCGTGGGCCCGGAAATAGTCGAAAGTTAACGGGCGGCGGTGTGCTTGTTGCGGTGAACAAGAAACTGAAATCAAAAGTGATTGAAAAGGATCAATGAAGCAGTATTTAGCAGGTGTAGGTCCTGTGTGGAATCTACATTCCACCTGATCGAGTAAGCGACGATGCTCTAAACGATGATCACTCCCGGTCGGTTATATCAGTCGATCGATTTGGTTACCGCAACCGACGAGCTCATTGTTATCGAGGATTTCAATCCTGGCACTTCTGTGGCAACCATCCAGCAATGGTTTTCTCCATCCGGATCCCGATCACTCCACTGCACACCTCGGAGCATAACGGCATCTCGATTGTTATAGCTCTACCACATTGCGACAGTTCAACCACGCAACCAACGAGAACAATCGCAGTCTAGATGATCTCTGCTTCGTCAGCGTTCAGGATGTTGCCCCAGTGAGTTCGCTCGCGCCGTCGCCTCTGGTTAAGCTAGTAAGACACCACCATCCAATCATCCTAGCCCTCCACGATTATCATTCTGATCAAATGAAAATCCCGCCTGTTTCGTACGACTTTCGGAATGAATGCTGATCACCGAAGCATTGCCGAATTCTTTGCTACTATCGACTGGATTGGTGTTTTCGACGGAAAGGTTGTTAGCGATCAGCGTGAAGAATCGGGCCTTCCTTCAACCATGACCCTGAATGGTGTGGTTGCTTCGGATCCTCAGTGTATCAGTCAACTGTTTGCTGTTCCGCTAATGACTGGGAATACGCTGAGTACTCTCAACATCGATGAAACAATGATCTCTAGAGCCGCCTCTACGTTCAAATCGTCGACTAAAGCCGACCCAGATGGTATCCCGTCCCGAGTTTTCGAAGAAGCACATCGCTGACCTACTTATCTCCGTTCGGCTGATGTTCAGTCTGTCCGTCTCAAGCGTCCGTATGGAAATTGCCCTCATCATTGTGTGCAACTTCGAAGTTATTTGAGCTTGTAATCACGACTCCACTGCTGTCCCACTGCAAACATTACCTAAGTGatgatcaacatggattcaAAGCAAGTAGATCAACCACTACAAATATCCTGTGTCTCACATCATATATTGCGGATCGTGCTCAAGCGGACGTCATCTATACTGATTTATCTGCGGCGTtcgacaaaatcaatcatgctattACAATTGGCAAATTGGAAAGTCTCGGTATCGGCGAAAGTGTGCTGTGTTGGTTTAATTCCTATCTCGCAGGTCGTAAACTGATTGTGACGGTTGAACCGAAGGTTTTCAATCTAATGCGTTTTCGGCCTCGTCTGGATTCCACGAAGCAGTCATtttgggaccgttaatcttcctgctgtacttcaatgatgtcaacCACGTTCTTAAAGGCCCTCATTTATCctacgctgatgatctgaagattTGCCTGAGGATTTATTTGGGGCCGATGCAATCCGTCTTCAACGAGAGCTTGAAAGATCTAGGCGTTATCTTGGACAGTCAGTTATCGTTTAGACgacacatttcctacattgtGGACAAAGCATCCAGAACTCTAGGATTCGTCTTCCGCATCGCTAAAGGCTACACCAACGTGTATTGTCTCAAGGCATTATACTGCTCGCTCATCCGCTCGACACTCGAAATCGGTTCCATTATCTGGCATCCATATTATCAAAACGGAATGGCCAGTATTGAGCCGAttcaacgccgcttcttacgTTTTGCGCTCCGTCATCTACCTTGGCGAGATCCGAGTTACGAGAGACGATGCCAATTGATCCATTTGGAGACACTTCAGGTGCGAAGGATCATCGCATTGAAAGTTCGCACAGAGAGGACGCTGCATTTCAATGTCCAGCGGTTAACgacagacggcgtagcagtggagtaagccaggaagcttgaccaacgaatcgcagaacagcaggtagaaggagaagatctaaatgggctgtggaaaaacatccatggtgccatcgaaacagctgcgagagaggtggtaggcacgacgcgtggaagacagcgtaatagctggtttgatgccgaacgCAAGAGAGTGACAGaagaaaagaaccaggccaggagtcgcatgctcactgcggcaacgcgtcaaaacacagagactagagctgcggaaaaaagaatccatcgtgtaaagaaacgcgagtacgagaagCACGTGCTCACCGGCGCAGAGGATCGaaacgccagcaacgacacacggagtttctataaaacgatgagatgcaggaattttgccatgatTGTGATgtacaatgatagtgctggcaacctgcttaccgacaaaacggcggtagcagccaggtggaaggagcactttcagacactgttgaatggagaggtaaatgcggagatcagcagggacaggataggaattgtaagcgatggtcaagctgtggagccaccaacacaagaggaggttaaaaaggtaatcagtgagctgaaaaattgTAAtactgctgggaaggacggtatcccgactGAACTTctgaaagcggggagcgagcggctgtacgaagcaatccaccggattattgtcaggatctgggagaaagaACAAATGCAGGAGGAGTGGTTGGGTGACCTCATTTGTCCAATTTTCAAAAGGGacgtaaaaactatcgaggaattacattgctcaattctgcttacaaggtgctttcccatatcctgttctgcagaatGAGactgttagcggagtccttcgtcggcgagtaccaagctagttttcgtgagggtcgctccatgaTGGATCAgatgtaaaattctgcgatctatacttggtgccaaattggaaaatggagtgtggcgcagacgcatgaatcacgagctgtaccaagtatacaaatatgctgatatagtgaagttagtgcaatgtggcaggctgcggagGGCTGGACATGTGACCAGGATGCttgatgaaagagtagccaaaactattttcagcagagaaccaggaagaagccgtagactccgaggcagaccccgcacccggtgggtgtgttccgtcgaagacgatgcacgttcagctggtgttcgtggggattagagaacggcagcccaggaccgacggtactggaggaccataattcgttcggcgcaggatcggtaacggaccgttgccactaaagtgaAGTAATTCTTTTTACAGCTTACAACTTACAGCATTCCATAATGGGACAATGATTTTGTTGGTTGGAGATTTCCGGCAAACATTACCAGTCATTTCGCGATCAACCGCAGTAGACGAGATTAATGCATGTCTGAAGTCATTCAAATTATGGAGATACGTTAAAACAATACAACTGACTACTAACATGCGTGTGGTGCTGATGAATGATATTTCAGCTGGTGTGTTTGCGAAACAACTGTTGGATATAGATGATGGTAAAATCGCTGTAGATGTTTACACCGGTTTAATGATATTTCCCGTGGATTTTTGTCAGCTGACTGCATCAACGGATGAACTAATCAGAAAAGTATTCCCGAATATTAGGCAAAATTACAGAAACCATATATGGTTAAACGAACGAGCGattttggctccaaaaaaaCAGAGACGTGGACGAATTAAATTACATAATTGAAGCCGAAATTGAGGGCCAAATATGTTCGTAGAAATCGATGGATTCCGGTACAAACCAAGACGACGTCGTGAACTACCAAactgaatttttaaattcgCTAGAATTGCCTGGATTACCACCACACCATTTagaattaaaaaacgaattagTAATTATAACGTTGAGGAACATTAATCAACCTCAATTATGTAATGGCACATATCACAAttgatcaaaatgctggtcgtagtgataatatccacacaaaatGTAATGGCACTAGGT is part of the Sabethes cyaneus chromosome 2, idSabCyanKW18_F2, whole genome shotgun sequence genome and harbors:
- the LOC128733433 gene encoding diphthine methyltransferase isoform X1 encodes the protein MSARATTGLEAKMASKINTLHSYDTLYSADSIEWCPHAPSQHLFVCGTYQLDKEEESSKAGRKGRLLLFSYRPDSNSFALEQSIETAAILDQKWHPSRPVLTVVNASGQAVTYNLLPTEEQLIPMDTLTIEKESEEEQLALSIDWNLQGDKALISDSKGGVTVLEFDERGLHQRDRFKAHSFEAWTCAFDRTDENILYTGGDDTLLNIYDIRCLEAPVMKNKCHDAGVTSLLSLRHRENLLATGSYDDQLRIFDRRAMKAPLSRTNLGGGVWRLKPNPHRPDWILCACMYHNFSIVSLKEDQSVVIESEYFEHSSICYGCDWSYASDGSKTDSYYFATCSFYDHKLCLAEIKSDNKES
- the LOC128733433 gene encoding diphthine methyltransferase isoform X2: MASKINTLHSYDTLYSADSIEWCPHAPSQHLFVCGTYQLDKEEESSKAGRKGRLLLFSYRPDSNSFALEQSIETAAILDQKWHPSRPVLTVVNASGQAVTYNLLPTEEQLIPMDTLTIEKESEEEQLALSIDWNLQGDKALISDSKGGVTVLEFDERGLHQRDRFKAHSFEAWTCAFDRTDENILYTGGDDTLLNIYDIRCLEAPVMKNKCHDAGVTSLLSLRHRENLLATGSYDDQLRIFDRRAMKAPLSRTNLGGGVWRLKPNPHRPDWILCACMYHNFSIVSLKEDQSVVIESEYFEHSSICYGCDWSYASDGSKTDSYYFATCSFYDHKLCLAEIKSDNKES